Proteins from a genomic interval of candidate division KSB1 bacterium:
- a CDS encoding penicillin acylase family protein, whose amino-acid sequence MGKAKRLIAGLVIVICAGVVSLGLFGYLSLRRSLPQERGRLSLPGLYAPVEVVRDKQGVPHIFAQNEHDLLMAQGFVTAQDRLWQMDLLRRAARGQLAELFGPRVLEHDRLMRTIGIGRTASMIYERLPLESRQAVEAYAEGVNAFLALGKGELPLECLVLRYAPSPWRPEDCLCVIRFMSWTLCMSWAVDLTYGALAVAVGPERLAEILPVEPYAGPRITAQTDKEDIRLYAEALEALRKGRAQLGLADAAFGSNNWALSGTKTTRGKPILCNDPHLMFGVPAIWYEVHLSGGGIEACGVSIPGLPGISIGRNLRIAWGITNGMIDDADFFIEQVDTLEGTRYLRDGQWLTMSTVAETIAVKGAPPVVLQVHSTVHGPLVTDVHRLGARVGKAIALRWVGHDYSDEIAALRTVIRAESWSDVQAGLRDYGTPAQNFVYADVEGNVGYTLGGTIPWRGGRDGVLPRPGWDSRNDWQGRIPFERNPRLFNPAKGFVATANNEIWDQSSLGYISAYWEPPDRISRITERLQEKAKLSWADCQQLQMDKLSLRAKAVVPLLLHAYEQAALPDTGLVHQAYLLLRRWDCVEDAQSVASTVFHAFYRNLLSSIFADEMGEELYDSFIGFPGVVYRIADRLIAQGQSLWFDDITTPDTVETLDGLLVQSLVKGVAELEGALGPDLARWQWGDAHALTFHHAFSEAPVLGKYFDLGPYRIGGSTTTVCNIGYPLREPYHPHWGVSMRMVVDFAEDRLIHLVLPTGQSGHRLSRHYADQTRSWLEGTQHVTTMDRQVLLAGRHKVLTLAPR is encoded by the coding sequence ATGGGAAAGGCGAAGCGTCTAATTGCAGGTCTGGTGATCGTCATTTGTGCCGGGGTGGTGAGTCTAGGGCTTTTCGGCTACCTCTCCTTGCGGCGGTCGCTGCCCCAGGAGCGCGGTCGGCTCAGCTTGCCCGGCCTCTACGCGCCGGTGGAGGTGGTGCGTGATAAACAGGGCGTGCCCCATATCTTCGCGCAAAACGAGCACGACCTTCTCATGGCGCAGGGGTTTGTAACAGCCCAGGACCGTTTGTGGCAGATGGACCTTTTGCGCCGAGCTGCACGAGGGCAACTGGCGGAGCTCTTCGGGCCCCGAGTTCTGGAGCATGACCGCCTGATGCGTACCATCGGCATCGGCCGCACCGCTTCCATGATTTATGAGCGCCTTCCTCTGGAGTCCAGGCAGGCAGTGGAGGCCTATGCCGAAGGTGTCAATGCATTCTTGGCACTGGGCAAAGGTGAGTTGCCGCTCGAATGCCTGGTCTTGCGGTACGCGCCCTCGCCCTGGCGACCGGAGGACTGCCTTTGCGTCATTCGTTTCATGTCTTGGACGCTCTGCATGTCTTGGGCTGTGGACCTTACTTATGGCGCATTGGCGGTGGCGGTCGGTCCAGAACGCCTGGCGGAGATTCTCCCGGTGGAACCCTACGCGGGGCCGCGCATCACGGCCCAGACTGACAAGGAGGACATACGCCTGTACGCTGAGGCCCTGGAAGCTCTGCGCAAGGGTCGGGCACAGCTTGGGCTTGCAGACGCGGCCTTCGGAAGTAACAACTGGGCTCTGTCCGGCACAAAGACCACTCGCGGAAAGCCCATTCTTTGCAATGACCCTCACCTGATGTTTGGCGTGCCGGCAATTTGGTACGAGGTTCACCTATCCGGCGGTGGGATAGAGGCCTGTGGGGTGTCCATTCCCGGCCTGCCCGGGATTTCTATTGGCCGCAACCTGCGCATCGCCTGGGGCATCACTAACGGCATGATTGACGATGCCGATTTCTTCATTGAACAGGTGGACACCCTGGAGGGTACCCGCTACCTGCGCGATGGGCAGTGGCTGACCATGAGCACCGTGGCAGAGACTATTGCCGTGAAAGGGGCACCCCCAGTGGTTCTCCAGGTTCACAGCACTGTTCATGGTCCCCTGGTCACCGACGTGCATCGGCTGGGTGCCCGGGTGGGCAAAGCCATCGCCCTGCGCTGGGTGGGGCACGACTACAGCGACGAGATTGCAGCCTTGCGCACCGTCATTCGCGCGGAGAGCTGGTCTGACGTGCAAGCCGGGCTGCGCGACTATGGAACCCCCGCGCAAAACTTTGTCTACGCTGACGTCGAGGGCAATGTCGGCTACACGCTCGGGGGCACAATACCCTGGCGGGGAGGCAGGGACGGGGTGCTCCCGCGCCCAGGTTGGGACTCAAGAAATGATTGGCAGGGCCGAATTCCCTTCGAACGCAATCCGCGCCTGTTCAATCCGGCCAAAGGGTTCGTGGCCACCGCGAACAACGAGATCTGGGACCAGTCCTCTTTGGGCTACATCTCCGCGTACTGGGAGCCGCCGGACCGTATCTCCCGTATCACCGAACGGCTGCAGGAAAAGGCCAAACTTTCCTGGGCTGATTGTCAGCAGTTGCAGATGGACAAGCTCTCGCTGCGTGCTAAGGCAGTTGTGCCCCTCCTTCTCCACGCGTATGAACAGGCAGCTCTCCCTGACACCGGCCTTGTGCATCAGGCCTATCTATTGCTCCGACGATGGGACTGCGTCGAGGACGCACAGAGCGTTGCCAGCACCGTTTTTCATGCGTTCTACCGGAACCTCCTAAGCAGCATCTTTGCCGACGAGATGGGCGAAGAGCTTTACGACTCCTTCATAGGCTTTCCTGGCGTGGTGTACCGCATCGCGGACCGGCTGATTGCTCAGGGGCAGTCGCTGTGGTTCGACGACATCACCACGCCCGACACGGTGGAGACGCTCGACGGTCTACTCGTGCAAAGCTTAGTCAAGGGGGTTGCCGAGCTCGAGGGTGCACTTGGCCCGGATCTGGCGCGCTGGCAGTGGGGGGACGCACACGCGCTCACCTTCCACCATGCTTTTTCCGAGGCCCCTGTCCTGGGCAAGTACTTCGACCTTGGGCCCTATCGGATAGGGGGTTCCACGACGACTGTCTGCAACATCGGATATCCGCTCCGCGAGCCATATCACCCGCACTGGGGTGTTTCTATGCGCATGGTGGTGGACTTTGCTGAGGACCGCCTGATTCATCTGGTGCTTCCTACTGGTCAGTCCGGGCACCGGCTGAGCCGTCATTATGCAGACCAAACGCGCTCCTGGCTGGAGGGTACCCAGCACGTGACTACCATGGACCGGCAGGTATTATTGGCCGGTCGCCACAAGGTGCTCACGTTGGCTCCTCGATAG
- a CDS encoding YjbH domain-containing protein gives MRSLVVLVSGVAVIVSLGVSYAQQRPPVPYKGERMLSPILIDQPTAQILERGSFIVGVRAYPEGGLLGNISVGLTHRLNFGASFGGTNIIGAGKVKWNPDPGVHFAYRIFEESYAMPDIVIGYDSQGYGPYIDELERYTIKSRGFYAVASKNYGLPLTVGAHVGLCYSLEDKDGDRDFDVFGGLDLMLNDELSLVADYDIGMNDNNSQAVGGGKGYLNVGMRWTFAQRLYIEFAFKNILENRQDMKYANRELKIVYLEYF, from the coding sequence ATGCGCAGCTTAGTGGTGCTTGTGAGCGGGGTGGCGGTGATTGTGAGCCTTGGGGTGTCGTATGCGCAGCAAAGGCCCCCAGTGCCATATAAGGGAGAGCGCATGTTGAGCCCCATACTCATCGATCAGCCCACCGCGCAGATCCTTGAGCGGGGAAGTTTCATCGTGGGCGTGCGCGCCTATCCAGAAGGTGGCCTCCTGGGGAATATCTCCGTCGGCCTCACCCATCGGCTCAACTTCGGCGCCTCATTTGGAGGTACTAACATCATCGGAGCTGGGAAGGTGAAATGGAACCCAGACCCTGGCGTCCATTTTGCCTACCGCATTTTCGAAGAAAGCTATGCCATGCCCGACATCGTGATCGGTTACGACAGTCAGGGTTATGGCCCATACATTGACGAGCTGGAGCGATACACTATCAAATCGCGCGGTTTCTACGCCGTCGCCAGCAAGAACTATGGACTCCCCCTCACAGTCGGTGCTCATGTGGGGTTGTGCTACAGTCTTGAGGACAAAGATGGTGACCGCGACTTTGACGTGTTTGGGGGGCTTGACCTAATGCTGAATGATGAGTTGTCCCTTGTGGCTGACTATGACATAGGGATGAACGATAACAACAGCCAGGCCGTCGGTGGGGGGAAGGGCTATCTCAACGTGGGCATGCGCTGGACATTTGCCCAGCGCCTGTATATCGAGTTTGCCTTCAAAAACATTCTCGAGAATCGACAGGACATGAAGTACGCCAATCGCGAGCTGAAGATTGTCTATCTCGAATACTTCTAG
- a CDS encoding aldo/keto reductase → MKYVRLGERGPVVSTVGFGAWAIGGKNWGPTDDRISKRALHEALDRGVTLIDTADVYGFGHSEELIAEVLAERGKGNVLVATKVGNDFYHASAADDRGYGPIRQNYEKDYLVWATEQSLRRLRLETIDILQLHSPDLDKLVREEPWLALAELKKTGKIRYAGLSVQSFKETEQAFLLEEHADLLESIQVRYNLLEREAERVLLPTAQRLGLGVIVRIPLLFGFLTGKFSRATRFGPDDHRRMNLSPEKIEAYFNSLKDYEFLFERHPGLTRAQVSLAFCLSHPACHTVIPGAKTPEQVAENCAASDLPPLSLEGLPPLDAD, encoded by the coding sequence ATGAAGTACGTCCGGTTGGGTGAACGTGGTCCCGTGGTTTCTACGGTTGGCTTTGGCGCGTGGGCAATTGGCGGCAAGAACTGGGGACCCACTGATGACAGGATTTCCAAACGAGCGCTCCATGAGGCTCTCGACCGAGGCGTCACGCTGATCGACACGGCCGACGTCTATGGTTTCGGACATTCGGAGGAGCTGATTGCAGAGGTCCTCGCCGAGCGGGGCAAGGGGAATGTGCTGGTTGCGACCAAGGTGGGAAACGACTTCTACCACGCCAGCGCTGCTGACGACAGAGGGTATGGCCCTATCCGTCAGAACTACGAGAAAGACTATCTGGTGTGGGCGACCGAGCAGTCATTGCGACGTTTGCGCCTGGAAACCATCGACATACTGCAGCTGCACAGTCCCGATTTGGACAAGCTTGTGCGCGAGGAGCCATGGCTGGCCCTTGCCGAGTTGAAAAAGACAGGCAAGATCCGCTACGCCGGGCTGAGTGTTCAGTCGTTCAAGGAGACGGAACAAGCGTTCCTGCTCGAGGAGCATGCCGACCTGCTTGAGTCCATTCAGGTGCGCTACAATCTCCTGGAGCGCGAGGCAGAGCGAGTCCTGCTGCCCACTGCCCAACGACTCGGACTGGGGGTCATCGTGCGCATCCCGCTGCTTTTCGGTTTCTTGACGGGCAAATTCTCGCGGGCCACACGCTTCGGTCCGGATGACCACCGTCGCATGAACCTGTCGCCTGAGAAGATTGAGGCTTATTTCAACAGCCTCAAGGACTATGAGTTTCTGTTTGAGCGCCATCCTGGCCTGACACGCGCTCAGGTGAGCTTGGCCTTCTGTCTTTCTCACCCTGCCTGCCACACGGTTATTCCCGGTGCAAAAACCCCTGAGCAGGTGGCAGAAAACTGCGCAGCGTCCGACTTGCCGCCACTCTCGCTGGAGGGGTTGCCACCTCTGGATGCAGACTAA
- a CDS encoding deoxyribodipyrimidine photo-lyase yields MIHIERLKNLNDRPLAKGAFVLYWMQASQRVEYNHALEYAIDRANELGLPVVVFFGLTEHFPEANRRHYLFMLQGLAEVERGLHERRVKLVVRRGSPELEIVPVARGAALVVVDCGYLRIQRGWRTYVAKRLQCPLIEVESDVIVPVDTVSHKEEYSAATLRRKLSLLLFHFLQPLAPREPRVSSLELDIPGASLADPEAMCASLRVDETVPPSPLFRGGTSEAKKWLTLFVEHKLEHYATRRSDPGNDFLSQLSPYLHFGQISPLYVALQVTQAQSPGTDAFLEELVVRRELSMNFVSRNPNYDSFSGLPAWAQKTLQKHKNDPRPYLYSLSELEQARTHDQYWNAAQKEMVLSGKMHGYMRMYWGKKILEWSPTPEEAFRRCLYLNNKYELDGRDPNGFAGVAWCFGKHDRPWAERPVFGLVRYMAESGLRRKFDMESYLRRVASLEQVGMKRV; encoded by the coding sequence ATGATTCACATCGAACGCCTCAAGAACTTGAATGACCGGCCTTTGGCCAAAGGTGCCTTCGTCCTCTACTGGATGCAGGCCAGTCAGCGCGTCGAATACAATCACGCGTTGGAATATGCCATCGACCGAGCCAACGAACTGGGACTGCCGGTGGTTGTCTTCTTTGGTCTAACGGAACACTTTCCTGAGGCGAACCGGCGGCACTACCTTTTCATGCTCCAAGGCCTCGCTGAAGTGGAGCGTGGGCTCCACGAACGGCGCGTGAAGCTCGTGGTCCGCCGCGGATCGCCAGAGTTGGAGATAGTCCCTGTGGCGCGCGGTGCGGCGCTCGTCGTGGTGGATTGTGGGTACTTGCGCATTCAGCGGGGGTGGCGCACCTACGTGGCAAAGCGGCTGCAGTGCCCCCTCATCGAAGTTGAAAGCGACGTGATAGTCCCGGTTGACACTGTGTCCCACAAGGAGGAGTATTCTGCTGCCACGTTGCGGAGGAAACTCTCCCTCCTTCTGTTCCATTTCCTGCAGCCCCTTGCCCCACGCGAACCACGGGTCTCTTCTTTGGAGCTGGACATCCCGGGGGCCTCGCTCGCAGATCCTGAAGCCATGTGTGCATCTTTGCGCGTGGACGAAACGGTTCCCCCCAGTCCACTTTTCCGAGGTGGCACCTCAGAGGCGAAGAAATGGCTCACGCTTTTTGTTGAGCACAAATTGGAGCATTATGCCACGCGACGAAGCGATCCTGGCAACGACTTTCTCTCCCAGCTGAGCCCTTATCTGCATTTTGGCCAGATTTCGCCCCTGTACGTGGCTCTGCAGGTAACTCAGGCGCAAAGCCCTGGGACTGATGCTTTCCTTGAGGAGCTGGTGGTGCGACGAGAATTAAGCATGAATTTTGTCTCCCGTAACCCCAACTACGACTCTTTCTCCGGACTACCCGCCTGGGCACAAAAGACGTTGCAGAAGCATAAGAACGACCCCCGCCCTTACCTCTATTCGCTCTCCGAATTGGAGCAGGCCCGGACCCATGACCAGTACTGGAATGCTGCGCAAAAGGAGATGGTATTGAGTGGCAAGATGCACGGCTACATGCGCATGTACTGGGGGAAGAAGATTCTGGAATGGAGCCCTACGCCCGAAGAGGCGTTCCGGCGCTGTTTGTACCTCAACAACAAATACGAACTCGATGGCCGCGATCCAAACGGTTTTGCGGGGGTTGCGTGGTGTTTTGGCAAGCACGATCGGCCATGGGCCGAGCGCCCTGTGTTTGGGCTGGTGCGCTACATGGCCGAAAGCGGCTTGCGCCGCAAATTCGACATGGAAAGCTACTTGCGCAGGGTGGCGTCGCTCGAACAGGTGGGGATGAAGAGGGTCTAA
- a CDS encoding PorT family protein: protein MRCRIGARLVGCLIGLFSGIVIGSAVLAQAGGRFAMEANIGHSWASHWSPRDKPPGTQVVVGWQPGLMVSASTTADLGRWLTAELGIVLTEKGAHHTVTTFSFPFGAMELTYRFRYLEVPVLFKTYWLKVGPGRIFTYGGGYVAAAWAARYTFYNEQKGGASRTLTDVERGDVGFVSGFGCEVPLGKIALVVKYRYSMGFVDLTLDTDPVHIAEFHGVDFPVILLRNFSHAVMTGVRYRLR, encoded by the coding sequence ATGCGGTGTAGAATCGGCGCGCGACTTGTAGGTTGTCTCATCGGTTTGTTTTCTGGCATTGTGATTGGCTCAGCCGTTCTCGCGCAGGCAGGTGGACGGTTTGCCATGGAGGCGAACATAGGGCACTCTTGGGCCAGCCACTGGAGCCCTCGCGACAAGCCGCCAGGCACCCAAGTAGTGGTGGGCTGGCAGCCAGGCCTGATGGTCTCCGCCAGCACCACCGCCGATTTGGGTCGCTGGCTCACTGCAGAACTCGGCATAGTCCTTACCGAAAAAGGTGCCCACCACACGGTGACCACCTTTTCCTTCCCCTTTGGCGCGATGGAACTGACGTATCGTTTTAGGTACCTTGAGGTCCCGGTTCTGTTCAAGACCTATTGGCTTAAAGTTGGGCCGGGAAGAATCTTTACCTATGGCGGAGGTTACGTTGCGGCTGCTTGGGCCGCGCGGTATACCTTCTACAACGAGCAAAAAGGTGGCGCCTCCCGGACCCTCACGGATGTGGAGCGTGGAGATGTGGGGTTTGTCTCCGGCTTTGGGTGTGAGGTTCCTTTGGGCAAAATAGCGCTGGTAGTGAAGTATCGCTACTCAATGGGATTCGTGGACCTGACGCTGGACACGGACCCTGTGCACATCGCGGAGTTTCACGGGGTAGATTTCCCGGTGATTCTGCTCCGCAACTTCTCCCACGCGGTGATGACTGGGGTGCGCTACCGCCTGAGGTGA